The Rhodocyclaceae bacterium genome includes a window with the following:
- a CDS encoding integrase, with protein sequence MFAIGDYAVAPRGETPEQAKARRDGGRFTLAEARDERMRARDLDKQGINPAHERQRARLRRDQDGATTFESVTREWLAMKDWEEITKARRLNML encoded by the coding sequence ATGTTCGCCATCGGCGACTACGCCGTGGCGCCCCGGGGCGAGACGCCAGAACAGGCGAAGGCCCGACGCGACGGCGGCCGCTTCACCCTGGCCGAGGCCCGCGACGAGCGCATGCGGGCGCGGGACCTCGACAAGCAGGGCATCAATCCGGCCCACGAACGCCAGCGCGCGCGCCTGCGCCGAGACCAGGACGGCGCCACCACCTTCGAGTCGGTGACCCGAGAGTGGCTGGCCATGAAAGACTGGGAGGAGATCACCAAGGCGCGCCGCCTCAACATGCTGC